From Camelus dromedarius isolate mCamDro1 chromosome X, mCamDro1.pat, whole genome shotgun sequence, one genomic window encodes:
- the LOC105095572 gene encoding trafficking protein particle complex subunit 13: MFLKKLCIFSFFPPLEVKTKFYNSEMNDLFLEVQIQNTSSSTVFIQKVSLEPSEMYTGVELNTVNQAGEDECPFGTRTFLQSLEGRQYLYHLQLKQEFSDESGAIRGLTEMGKLDIVWKRNLGEMAMLQTIQLEREAPGYGNMRLSLETIPDTVILEEPFCITCKITNHSNRKMKLVLKMCDTDSIRWCGSSGRYLGKLPPSSTLSFTLTLLHLQLGLQSVSGIRITDKLLKKTYAFDDVAKVCVIPSMVGRK; the protein is encoded by the coding sequence atgtttttaaagaaactgtgcATATTTTCATTCTTCCCACCATTGGAAGTTAAAACCAAGTTTTATAATTCAGAGATGAACGATTTATTTCTGGAAGTCCAGATTCAGAATACTTCATCTTCAACAGTCTTTATACAAAAGGTTTCCTTAGAGCCATCTGAAATGTACACTGGGGTAGAATTAAACACTGTCAATCAGGCTGGAGAAGATGAATGTCCCTTTGGAACAAGAACATTTTTGCAGTCATTGGAAGGACGCCAGTATTTATACCACCTTCAACTCAAGCAGGAATTTTCAGATGAATCTGGTGCCATTAGAGGACTGACAGAAATGGGAAAATTGGATATAGTGTGGAAAAGAAATCTAGGTGAAATGGCAATGCTACAGACAATTCAACTTGAAAGAGAGGCTCCAGGTTATGGCAACATGAGACTTTCTTTGGAGACAATCCCAGATACTGTAATTCTAGAAGAGCCTTTTTGTATCACCTGTAAGATAACAAACCACAGTAACAGGAAAATGAAATTGGTTTTGAAGATGTGTGATACAGATTCTATTCGTTGGTGTGGTAGTTCAGGAAGATATCTTGGAAAGCTACCTCCAAGTTCAACTCTCAGCTTTACTTTAACACTACTGCACTTACAACTGGGCCTGCAAAGTGTCTCTGGCATAAGAATAACAGACAAATTATTGAAGAAAACATATGCCTTTGATGATGTCGCAAAAGTCTGTGTAATACCTTCCATGGTTGGAAGAAAATGA